From Verrucomicrobiales bacterium, a single genomic window includes:
- a CDS encoding TonB-dependent receptor, with product MWALLLFVGTRQSWIGHVPRRVRYVLQSRFTTCSQPLALPASRLIASVLLLLGLCLSAAEATGAGKGEDEGLSVDALKAMSLEELSEIPVLIVSSASKREQRSSEAPASVSVVTREDIQHFGHRTLGDVLSSVRGFYVNNDRSYSFLGTRGAHFAGSYGGRTLVLVNGHRIADPIYDTAPIGYEFPVDVDLIERVEVVRGPGFSIYGNNAFFAVINVVTRTPASVDGGEVSGGLGSYDTFSGRLTYGRQFTNGLAMLLSGTLLDRAGHSELFYPEYRAENGGIARDMDHEKSRNAFMSLSYADFTLSGAWSERTKQVPTAQYGNVFNDPRYRLRDMRDYLEGRYQRAFGESWEVMGRLYLDRYRYGGVYPFPSSGPAPPNPVSFNIDDALAWWWGGEANVSKTLFNRNKILVGTEFNLGLEVQQKNYDLDPREIYVDRKTGFRNYGVYLQDELSLSQTLLLNGSIRYDHFNTFGGAINFRGGAIYQPWTDTTFKLVYGQGYRAPNAYELYYVSSMSLSGTNVGPEHIRSHELVIEQRLSPNLSLSANLFYNVLDDLLTQHDFSGLIGFDNDQSANMKGFEAELEGRWRHSLRTRLAYTYASVTDGGTGAWLPNSPKHMVKASVSVPLYEEKLFAGLEIQARSRSLGFASKPGEGGHVTVNLNLFSRELIRGVEASAGIYNLLDTAYGVPVTDDFAQSSILQDGRSFRIKATIRF from the coding sequence GTGTGGGCCTTGCTTCTATTCGTCGGAACACGTCAGAGCTGGATCGGGCATGTCCCGAGACGGGTTCGATACGTACTCCAGAGCCGTTTCACCACGTGCTCCCAGCCTCTGGCCCTGCCGGCGAGCCGGCTGATCGCCAGCGTGCTGCTCCTCCTGGGGCTTTGCCTGTCGGCAGCTGAAGCGACAGGGGCGGGCAAAGGAGAAGATGAAGGACTGAGTGTCGATGCCCTCAAGGCGATGTCCCTGGAGGAGTTAAGCGAGATTCCCGTGCTCATCGTGTCCAGCGCCTCCAAGCGTGAGCAACGCTCATCGGAAGCGCCCGCCTCGGTCAGTGTCGTAACGCGGGAGGATATCCAACACTTCGGGCATCGTACGCTCGGAGATGTGCTCAGCAGCGTGCGCGGATTCTACGTGAACAACGACCGGTCGTACTCCTTTTTGGGAACTCGCGGAGCCCACTTCGCCGGCAGTTACGGAGGACGCACCCTAGTCTTGGTGAATGGGCACCGGATCGCCGATCCGATCTATGACACCGCCCCGATCGGCTATGAGTTTCCCGTCGATGTCGATCTTATCGAACGCGTCGAAGTGGTGCGGGGACCCGGCTTTTCGATCTATGGCAACAACGCCTTCTTTGCCGTGATCAACGTCGTCACCCGGACGCCGGCTTCGGTGGATGGCGGCGAGGTTTCCGGGGGCTTGGGCAGCTACGACACCTTCTCCGGACGCCTGACCTACGGTCGCCAGTTCACCAATGGCCTAGCCATGCTTCTGTCAGGAACCCTGCTGGACCGCGCCGGCCACTCGGAACTGTTCTACCCGGAATATCGCGCTGAAAACGGGGGCATCGCTCGCGACATGGATCATGAAAAATCGCGCAACGCGTTTATGTCGCTCAGCTATGCCGACTTCACGCTCAGCGGCGCCTGGTCGGAGCGAACCAAGCAGGTCCCCACCGCGCAATACGGCAACGTCTTCAACGACCCTCGCTATCGACTCAGGGACATGCGCGACTATCTGGAAGGAAGATACCAGCGCGCCTTCGGCGAAAGTTGGGAGGTCATGGGGAGGCTCTACCTGGACCGCTATCGCTACGGTGGAGTCTACCCTTTTCCCAGCTCCGGCCCCGCCCCGCCCAACCCAGTCTCCTTCAACATCGACGACGCCCTGGCGTGGTGGTGGGGCGGAGAGGCGAACGTCAGCAAAACACTGTTCAATCGCAACAAGATCCTGGTAGGTACCGAGTTCAACCTAGGCCTCGAGGTCCAGCAAAAGAACTACGATCTGGACCCACGCGAGATTTATGTGGACCGAAAGACAGGCTTTCGCAACTACGGGGTCTACCTTCAAGACGAACTTTCCCTGAGCCAGACCCTCCTTCTGAACGGCAGCATTCGGTACGATCACTTCAATACCTTTGGGGGTGCCATCAACTTCCGGGGCGGGGCTATCTATCAGCCGTGGACCGACACCACCTTCAAATTGGTGTACGGCCAGGGCTACCGAGCTCCGAATGCCTATGAGCTCTACTACGTCTCGTCCATGTCGCTTTCGGGAACGAATGTGGGGCCTGAGCACATCCGATCCCATGAGCTCGTGATCGAACAGCGCCTCAGCCCCAATCTGAGCCTGAGCGCGAATCTCTTCTACAACGTGCTGGATGACCTTCTGACTCAGCACGATTTCTCCGGGCTCATCGGCTTTGACAACGATCAGTCGGCCAACATGAAGGGATTTGAGGCCGAACTGGAAGGACGCTGGCGGCACAGCCTTCGAACTCGCCTCGCTTACACCTACGCTTCGGTAACGGATGGCGGGACAGGCGCCTGGCTACCAAACTCGCCCAAGCACATGGTGAAAGCGAGCGTTAGTGTGCCACTCTATGAGGAGAAACTCTTTGCCGGCCTGGAAATCCAAGCCCGGAGCAGGAGTCTGGGGTTCGCCTCCAAACCAGGCGAAGGCGGGCATGTGACCGTCAATTTGAACCTCTTCAGCCGAGAGTTGATTCGGGGGGTGGAGGCTTCCGCAGGCATCTATAACCTGCTGGATACCGCCTACGGAGTGCCCGTCACGGACGACTTCGCCCAATCCTCAATCCTTCAAGATGGTCGGAGCTTCAGGATCAAGGCGACCATACGCTTCTGA
- a CDS encoding FAD-binding protein encodes MTKSLLKSLQSLKRQMRPGELILDPATCADYSGDKWFARHQPDAVARPRDTKAVAQLLRYATRQGIPVTPRGAGYGYVGGCVPVQGGIALSLEKLNRILEVNPQDFVGVVQPNVITAQFQAEVEKRGLYYPPDPASRADCSLGGNIASNAGGPRCLKYGVTRDYVLGLEVVSPTGSILRLGSRTHKNKTGFDLHRLFVGSEGMLGVITEATLKLIPLPPYRACIAVGFSHMRQAIQALHSVFAQGFLPCALEIADSFTLKAARQRTGSQDLEGCNALVILELDGQTQSVRQEILAVEKLVRALRPVFIKRALGAVQSEKLWAVRREFSYALRDTGLTKLNEDVVVPRGQLEALFALAARLQKKFGISIASFGHAGDGNIHVNLMVDLDQPGAKVKSEQALDALFQGVLKLGGVVTGEHGIGIAKRPWWNLAVSPEVNELHQTIKRALDPAGILNPGKFLKPS; translated from the coding sequence GGCCCGGAGAGCTGATCCTGGACCCCGCCACCTGCGCAGACTACTCCGGCGACAAGTGGTTCGCTCGGCATCAGCCGGATGCGGTGGCTCGGCCGCGCGACACCAAGGCCGTCGCTCAACTGCTCCGCTACGCAACCCGCCAGGGTATCCCCGTCACCCCAAGAGGAGCCGGCTATGGCTATGTGGGCGGCTGCGTGCCGGTGCAGGGAGGGATCGCGTTGTCCTTGGAGAAGCTGAACCGGATACTGGAAGTCAACCCGCAGGATTTTGTCGGAGTCGTGCAACCCAATGTGATCACGGCTCAGTTTCAGGCCGAGGTTGAAAAGCGGGGCCTATATTACCCGCCCGATCCGGCCAGCCGGGCGGACTGCAGCCTGGGTGGCAATATTGCCAGCAATGCCGGGGGCCCGCGCTGCTTGAAGTATGGCGTGACTCGGGACTATGTACTCGGCCTGGAAGTGGTTAGCCCCACGGGCAGCATCCTCCGGCTTGGCAGCCGCACCCATAAGAACAAGACCGGGTTCGACCTGCATCGCCTCTTCGTTGGAAGCGAGGGCATGCTCGGAGTGATCACCGAGGCAACCTTGAAGCTGATCCCCCTGCCCCCCTACCGCGCCTGCATCGCCGTCGGGTTCAGTCACATGCGCCAAGCCATCCAGGCGCTCCACTCCGTGTTCGCCCAGGGTTTCCTCCCCTGCGCCCTCGAAATTGCCGACTCGTTCACACTGAAAGCGGCCCGCCAGCGGACGGGTAGCCAGGATCTCGAAGGATGCAATGCCCTCGTGATCCTCGAACTTGACGGTCAGACGCAATCGGTGCGACAGGAGATCCTGGCCGTCGAGAAACTGGTGCGGGCCTTGCGTCCTGTGTTCATCAAACGAGCCCTGGGGGCCGTTCAGAGCGAAAAGCTCTGGGCCGTCCGGCGCGAGTTTTCATATGCACTCCGGGATACGGGGCTTACCAAGCTCAATGAGGACGTCGTGGTCCCTCGAGGGCAGCTTGAGGCTCTGTTCGCCCTGGCCGCCCGGCTGCAGAAGAAGTTCGGAATCTCCATAGCGTCGTTCGGCCATGCGGGCGATGGCAACATTCATGTCAACCTGATGGTGGACCTCGATCAACCCGGAGCCAAGGTGAAGTCAGAACAGGCGCTCGACGCCCTCTTTCAAGGGGTGCTGAAGCTGGGCGGCGTGGTCACCGGCGAACATGGCATCGGCATCGCCAAACGACCCTGGTGGAACCTCGCCGTGTCACCCGAGGTCAACGAACTGCATCAAACGATCAAGCGAGCCCTCGACCCGGCTGGCATTCTGAATCCAGGTAAGTTCTTGAAGCCCTCGTAG
- a CDS encoding YfiR family protein: protein MWFALAFLWALTSLGNAATPPSIEYRVKAVALLNFTKFTQWPAASFATPKSPLIIGICGDDPFGSALQEAIAGETVNGRPLEIRNVSSDSPIQDCHLLFISRSETARLKRVQELVAGKPILTISELDGFRDSGGMIQFVLHDNRVRFDINRAAAMESGLVFSSRLLGVARSVTGK from the coding sequence ATGTGGTTCGCTTTGGCCTTCCTCTGGGCTCTGACGTCGCTAGGCAACGCGGCAACGCCACCCTCCATCGAATACCGGGTCAAGGCGGTGGCACTGCTGAATTTCACGAAGTTTACCCAGTGGCCAGCGGCCAGCTTCGCAACCCCAAAAAGTCCCTTGATCATCGGGATTTGTGGGGACGATCCTTTTGGATCCGCCCTCCAGGAGGCGATCGCCGGAGAGACCGTCAACGGCCGCCCTCTGGAAATCAGAAACGTTTCCAGCGACAGCCCGATCCAGGACTGCCACCTACTGTTCATCTCACGATCTGAAACCGCCAGGCTCAAACGCGTCCAGGAACTGGTCGCGGGCAAGCCTATCCTGACCATCAGCGAACTCGACGGCTTCCGGGACTCCGGAGGGATGATTCAGTTCGTCCTGCACGATAACCGGGTGCGATTCGACATCAACCGCGCCGCAGCCATGGAATCGGGCTTGGTGTTTAGCTCGCGCTTGTTGGGGGTGGCGCGATCCGTGACCGGGAAATAG